The following proteins are encoded in a genomic region of Sesamum indicum cultivar Zhongzhi No. 13 linkage group LG8, S_indicum_v1.0, whole genome shotgun sequence:
- the LOC105169884 gene encoding collagen alpha-1(V) chain-like isoform X1: MASRPLRMSVLFGLLLLMLLAIVEASTPPGIANNPSHARCLIKKYKHCYNLEHVCPKFCPDSCTVECVSCKPICGDGSTAPPPNSESGQSPPPSEGGGDGKGNDGGNGNGNGNGNGNGDGNGNGNNNGNGNGNGGGKGNDGGNGKGGDDGNGNGNGSGNGKGNGDGNGQGNDGGNGKGNDNGGGSGNGNGNGNGNGSGNGNGNGNGNGNGNDGGNGKGDDNGNGKGNDGGHGKGDDNGNGKGNDGGHGKGDDNGNGKGNSPPPPPTPSSPPPPSPSPPQYSPPPPTPSSPPPPTPAPTPSPSPPRYSPPPPTPSSPPPPTPTPSPSPPQYSPPPTPSSPSPPTPSSPSPPTPSPSPPPYSPPPTHETTPTPSPSPSTPASPSPPQYSPPTPTSPPVPTPSSPSPSPSPSSPTISPPTSTPPTSPPSHSQPPATPTPPSSPVPVSPSPPTSPSTPPSEDAAGARRKRCRNKNYPQCYGMEHVCPSSCPHTCEVDCVTCKPVCKCDMPGAVCQDPRFIGADGITFYFHGKKDRDFCLVTDPNLHINAHFIGRRNENMKRDFTWVQSIAILFGDHQIFIGAQKTATWDDAVDRLSLAFDGEPIALPASQGSTWRSTAVQSAAVKRDGDTNSVIIEVDGLFKISAKVVPITEHESRVHNYGITKDDCYAHLELGFKFFSLSDTVNGVLGQTYANNYVSRVKMGAPMPVLGGEREFAVSNLFATDCAVSQFGGGKLSLGSAYGLELPSMKCGSGIDGRGVVCKR; the protein is encoded by the exons ATGGCGTCTAGGCCATTGAGAATGAGTGTTTTGTTTGGGTTATTGCTGTTGATGCTACTAGCAATAGTAGAAGCAAGTACTCCACCAGGAATAGCCAACAACCCTAGCCATGCAAGATGCTTGATCAAGAAGTACAAGCATTGCTACAATTTGGAGCATGTTTGCCCCAAGTTCTGCCCTGATTCTTGCACTGTGGAGTGTGTTTCGTGCAAACCTATTTGTGGCGATGGCTCCACCGCTCCACCACCTAACTCTGAATCCGGGCAGTCTCCGCCACCTTCGGAGGGAGGCGGTGATGGAAAGGGAAATGATGGTGGAAATGGTAACGGCAATGGCAACGGAAATGGCAATGGTGATGGCAACGGCAATGGCAATAACAATGGCAACGGCAACGGGAATGGCGGCGGAAAGGGAAATGATGGTGGGAATGGAAAAGGAGGTGATGATGGAAACGGGAATGGCAATGGCAGCGGAAATGGAAAGGGAAACGGCGACGGGAATGGACAGGGAAACGATGGTGGAAATGGAAAAGGAAATGATAATGGCGGTGGTAGCGGCAACGGTAACGGCAACGGCAATGGCAATGGGAGCGGCAACGGAAATGGCAATGGCAATGGCAACGGAAACGGAAATGATGGTGGAAATGGGAAAGGGGATGATAATGGAAACGGAAAGGGAAATGATGGTGGACATGGAAAAGGGGATGATAATGGAAACGGAAAGGGAAATGATGGTGGACATGGGAAAGGGGATGATAATGGAAACGGTAAGGGCAATTCTCCTCCACCTCCCCCTACACCATCATCTCCACCTCCCCCATCTCCATCTCCACCACAGTATTCTCCTCCCCCCCCTACACCATCATCTCCACCTCCTCCAACACCAGCACCAACTCCATCTCCATCTCCACCACGGTATTCTCCTCCTCCCCCTACACCATCATCTCCACCTCCTCCAACGCCTACCCCATCTCCATCCCCACCACAGTATTCTCCCCCCCCTACACCATCCTCTCCATCTCCTCCAACACCATCCTCTCCATCTCCTCCAACCCCAAGTCCGTCTCCACCCCCATATTCCCCTCCTCCAACTCATGAGACAACACCAACACCATCTCCTTCTCCATCAACTCCAGCTTCTCCATCTCCACCTCAATATTCTCCTCCAACTCCTACATCTCCACCAGTTCCCACTCCATCTTCCCCTTCACCCTCACCGTCACCATCTTCGCCTACTATATCACCTCCTACTTCAACCCCACCAACATCGCCTCCGTCCCACTCACAACCACCAGCCACACCAACTCCTCCCTCATCTCCAGTACCGGTTTCTCCTTCCCCTCCCACCTCTCCTTCCACACCTCCAAGTGAGGATGCTGCCGGAGCGAGGAGAAAGAGGTGCAGGAACAAAAACTATCCCCAGTGTTATGGTATGGAACATGTATGCCCTAGCTCTTGTCCTCATACGTGCGAGGTCGACTGTGTCACTTGCAAACCCGTCTGCA AATGTGATATGCCAGGAGCCGTGTGTCAAGACCCTCGTTTCATCGGCGCCGATGGCATTACTTTCTACTTCCACGGCAAGAAAGATCGGGATTTCTGCCTCGTGACTGACCCCAACCTCCACATCAACGCCCACTTCATAGGAAGAAGAAACGAAAACATGAAGAGGGACTTCACTTGGGTCCAATCCATCGCCATTCTCTTCGGCGATCACCAGATCTTCATTGGCGCCCAGAAAACCGCCACATGGGATGAC GCCGTCGACCGCCTCTCGCTCGCCTTCGACGGTGAACCCATCGCCCTCCCCGCTTCCCAGGGCTCCACATGGAGATCTACCGCTGTTCAGTCGGCCGCCGTGAAGAGGGACGGCGACACCAACAGCGTAATCATCGAAGTTGACGGGCTTTTCAAGATTTCAGCTAAGGTTGTCCCCATTACTGAGCACGAATCGAGAGTTCACAATTATGGAATCACTAAAGACGACTGCTATGCTCATCTTGAGCTGGGATTCAAATTCTTCTCGCTGAGCGACACGGTGAACGGAGTTTTGGGGCAGACTTACGCGAACAACTACGTGAGCCGGGTGAAAATGGGAGCCCCGATGCCAGTTCTTGGAGGAGAAAGGGAGTTCGCAGTTTCCAACCTTTTTGCTACGGATTGTGCTGTTTCGCAGTTCGGAGGCGGAAAATTGAGCCTGGGCTCCGCCTACGGTCTGGAGCTGCCTAGCATGAAATGTGGCAGCGGAATTGACGGAAGGGGAGTAGTTTGCAAGAGATGA
- the LOC105169884 gene encoding collagen alpha-1(V) chain-like isoform X2, with translation MASRPLRMSVLFGLLLLMLLAIVEASTPPGIANNPSHARCLIKKYKHCYNLEHVCPKFCPDSCTVECVSCKPICGDGSTAPPPNSESGQSPPPSEGGGDGKGNDGGNGNGNGNGNGNGDGNGNGNNNGNGNGNGGGKGNDGGNGKGGDDGNGNGNGSGNGKGNGDGNGQGNDGGNGKGNDNGGGSGNGNGNGNGNGSGNGNGNGNGNGNGNDGGNGKGDDNGNGKGNDGGHGKGDDNGNGKGNDGGHGKGDDNGNGKGNSPPPPPTPSSPPPPSPSPPQYSPPPPTPSSPPPPTPAPTPSPSPPRYSPPPPTPSSPPPPTPTPSPSPPQYSPPPTPSSPSPPTPSSPSPPTPSPSPPPYSPPPTHETTPTPSPSPSTPASPSPPQYSPPTPTSPPVPTPSSPSPSPSPSSPTISPPTSTPPTSPPSHSQPPATPTPPSSPVPVSPSPPTSPSTPPSEDAAGARRKRCRNKNYPQCYGMEHVCPSSCPHTCEVDCVTCKPVCKCDMPGAVCQDPRFIGADGITFYFHGKKDRDFCLVTDPNLHINAHFIGRRNENMKRDFTWVQSIAILFGDHQIFIGARKTATWDDAVDRLSLAFDGEPIALPASQGSTWRSTAVQSAAVKRDGDTNSVIIEVDGLFKISAKVVPITEHESRVHNYGITKDDCYAHLELGFKFFSLSDTVNGVLGQTYANNYVSRVKMGAPMPVLGGEREFAVSNLFATDCAVSQFGGGKLSLGSAYGLELPSMKCGSGIDGRGVVCKR, from the exons ATGGCGTCTAGGCCATTGAGAATGAGTGTTTTGTTTGGGTTATTGCTGTTGATGCTACTAGCAATAGTAGAAGCAAGTACTCCACCAGGAATAGCCAACAACCCTAGCCATGCAAGATGCTTGATCAAGAAGTACAAGCATTGCTACAATTTGGAGCATGTTTGCCCCAAGTTCTGCCCTGATTCTTGCACTGTGGAGTGTGTTTCGTGCAAACCTATTTGTGGCGATGGCTCCACCGCTCCACCACCTAACTCTGAATCCGGGCAGTCTCCGCCACCTTCGGAGGGAGGCGGTGATGGAAAGGGAAATGATGGTGGAAATGGTAACGGCAATGGCAACGGAAATGGCAATGGTGATGGCAACGGCAATGGCAATAACAATGGCAACGGCAACGGGAATGGCGGCGGAAAGGGAAATGATGGTGGGAATGGAAAAGGAGGTGATGATGGAAACGGGAATGGCAATGGCAGCGGAAATGGAAAGGGAAACGGCGACGGGAATGGACAGGGAAACGATGGTGGAAATGGAAAAGGAAATGATAATGGCGGTGGTAGCGGCAACGGTAACGGCAACGGCAATGGCAATGGGAGCGGCAACGGAAATGGCAATGGCAATGGCAACGGAAACGGAAATGATGGTGGAAATGGGAAAGGGGATGATAATGGAAACGGAAAGGGAAATGATGGTGGACATGGAAAAGGGGATGATAATGGAAACGGAAAGGGAAATGATGGTGGACATGGGAAAGGGGATGATAATGGAAACGGTAAGGGCAATTCTCCTCCACCTCCCCCTACACCATCATCTCCACCTCCCCCATCTCCATCTCCACCACAGTATTCTCCTCCCCCCCCTACACCATCATCTCCACCTCCTCCAACACCAGCACCAACTCCATCTCCATCTCCACCACGGTATTCTCCTCCTCCCCCTACACCATCATCTCCACCTCCTCCAACGCCTACCCCATCTCCATCCCCACCACAGTATTCTCCCCCCCCTACACCATCCTCTCCATCTCCTCCAACACCATCCTCTCCATCTCCTCCAACCCCAAGTCCGTCTCCACCCCCATATTCCCCTCCTCCAACTCATGAGACAACACCAACACCATCTCCTTCTCCATCAACTCCAGCTTCTCCATCTCCACCTCAATATTCTCCTCCAACTCCTACATCTCCACCAGTTCCCACTCCATCTTCCCCTTCACCCTCACCGTCACCATCTTCGCCTACTATATCACCTCCTACTTCAACCCCACCAACATCGCCTCCGTCCCACTCACAACCACCAGCCACACCAACTCCTCCCTCATCTCCAGTACCGGTTTCTCCTTCCCCTCCCACCTCTCCTTCCACACCTCCAAGTGAGGATGCTGCCGGAGCGAGGAGAAAGAGGTGCAGGAACAAAAACTATCCCCAGTGTTATGGTATGGAACATGTATGCCCTAGCTCTTGTCCTCATACGTGCGAGGTCGACTGTGTCACTTGCAAACCCGTCTGCA AATGTGATATGCCAGGAGCCGTGTGTCAAGACCCTCGTTTCATCGGCGCCGATGGCATTACTTTCTACTTCCACGGCAAGAAAGATCGGGATTTCTGCCTCGTGACTGACCCCAACCTCCACATCAACGCCCACTTCATAGGAAGAAGAAACGAAAACATGAAGAGGGACTTCACTTGGGTCCAATCCATCGCC ATTCTCTTCGGCGATCACCAGATCTTCATTGGCGCCCGGAAAACCGCCACCTGGGATGACGCCGTCGACCGCCTCTCGCTCGCCTTCGACGGTGAACCCATCGCCCTCCCCGCTTCCCAGGGCTCCACATGGAGATCTACCGCTGTTCAGTCGGCCGCCGTGAAGAGGGACGGCGACACCAACAGCGTAATCATCGAAGTTGACGGGCTTTTCAAGATTTCAGCTAAGGTTGTCCCCATTACTGAGCACGAATCGAGAGTTCACAATTATGGAATCACTAAAGACGACTGCTATGCTCATCTTGAGCTGGGATTCAAATTCTTCTCGCTGAGCGACACGGTGAACGGAGTTTTGGGGCAGACTTACGCGAACAACTACGTGAGCCGGGTGAAAATGGGAGCCCCGATGCCAGTTCTTGGAGGAGAAAGGGAGTTCGCAGTTTCCAACCTTTTTGCTACGGATTGTGCTGTTTCGCAGTTCGGAGGCGGAAAATTGAGCCTGGGCTCCGCCTACGGTCTGGAGCTGCCTAGCATGAAATGTGGCAGCGGAATTGACGGAAGGGGAGTAGTTTGCAAGAGATGA